One window from the genome of Salvia miltiorrhiza cultivar Shanhuang (shh) chromosome 7, IMPLAD_Smil_shh, whole genome shotgun sequence encodes:
- the LOC130996166 gene encoding PHD finger-like domain-containing protein 5A, whose product MAKHHPDLIMCRKQPGIAIGRLCEKCDGKCVICDSYVRPCTLVRVCDECNYGSFQGRCVICGGVGISDAFYCKECTQQEKDRDGCPKIVNLGSAKTDLFYERKKYGFKKR is encoded by the coding sequence ATGGCCAAGCATCATCCTGATCTGATCATGTGCAGGAAGCAGCCTGGAATAGCAATTGGACGGCTTTGTGAGAAATGTGATGGAAAATGTGTGATCTGTGATTCCTATGTGCGCCCTTGCACCCTTGTCCGTGTATGCGATGAATGCAATTATGGATCATTTCAAGGTCGGTGTGTCATATGTGGAGGGGTGGGGATATCAGATGCATTTTATTGCAAAGAGTGCACACAGCAAGAGAAGGACCGCGATGGCTGTCCTAAGATAGTCAACCTAGGAAGTGCTAAAACAGATCTGTTCTACGAACGCAAGAAATATGGTTTCAAGAAACGATGA
- the LOC130994155 gene encoding uncharacterized protein LOC130994155, with protein MPGEGQGDAADRELAIPEGSRVRLNSVVRRERVDESDSQSVSLVFEEERPKEKARLKKQVSQLKHQLENLEESLREKSRREDKEQRSERSYRVEKSHRLEKSRYTERGEERELEFSSGKPEHRAHKRHDRDVPRDRREQGRYKEDKRAKTSRFGVPRITMSDNGTQFTGQRIADFCDRMDITQRFVSVAHPQANGQVELANRTICEGIKKRLNQSRGKWVEELDTVLWAYRTSPKTATGLAPPIESFTTKMGKDTGKERQGKEDLGSERKSEEGNEGASCKNLGDKTLRRGGVLFFQSPTGAGVLSQKDSLPRLRALQPR; from the exons ATGCCTGGAGAAGGACAAGGGGACGCTGCTGACAGAGAGTTAGCtataccagaggggagccgtgttAGGCTTAATAGTGTGGTCAGGAGAGagcgggttgacgagtctgacagtcaatccgtctccctggtGTTTGAGGAGGAGAGACCAAAGGAGAAAGCACGGCTGAAAAAGCAAGTATCACAATTGAAACATCAGCTTGAAAATCTGGAGGAATCGCTaagggagaaatcccggagggaaGACAAGGAACAGAGATCTGAACGGTCCTACAGAGTAGAGAAGTCTCATCGCCTGGAAAAATCACGGTATACCGAAAGAGGAGAAGAAAGGGAGCTGGAGTTTTCCTCTGGCAAGCCAGAGCATCGGGCTCACAAACGTCATGACCGAGATGTGCCAAgagacagaagggagcagggaagATATAAGGAAGACAAGAGGGCTAAGACGTCAAG ATTCGGTGTACCGAGAATCACTATGTCTGACAATGGGACTCAGTTTACAGGGCAGAGGATAGCAGATTTCTGTGATCGAATGGACATCACTCAGCGCTtcgtctcagtggctcatccacaagcaaatggccaagtaGAGTTAGCAAACAGAACAATCTGTGAAGGGATTAAAAAGAGGCTGAACCAGAGTCGAGGGAAATGGGTGGAGGAGTTGGACACCGTTCtctgggcctaccgaactagcccaaagacgGCCACAG GACTCGCTCCCCCGATTGAGagctttacaaccaagatggGGAAAGATACAGGAAAGGAGAGGCAAGGGAAGGAAGATCTAGGGTCTGAGAGGAAGTCGGAAGAAGGCAACGAGGGAGCTTCCTGTAAGAATCttggagataaaaccctcaggcgggggGGAGTCCTATTTTTTCAGTCACCAACGGGCGCCGGCGTACTTTCGCAAAAGGACTCACTTCCCCGACTGAGGGCGTTACAACCAAGATAA